In Cottoperca gobio chromosome 1, fCotGob3.1, whole genome shotgun sequence, a genomic segment contains:
- the LOC115006334 gene encoding zinc finger protein OZF-like isoform X2 has protein sequence MSSVECLREFVNERLNAVAEEIFGVFQEAVVEYEAEIDRQRRLLDVVWKPEIKLHRIELPQQHVCKEEEVLSDQQLCIQERNSSLDQEDPEPPQIKEEQEELCTSQEGEQLVLKQETDTFMLTPTDEESDHQLLSHNSHVAESQDQKGGKHGDSGSTRTAEPNQQSLHRESTSHSNNVDNPHLSEMHCDTHTGKQPFKCDTCGKYFQYKSKLERHLTIHTGAKRFACKTCGRAFRHNDHLKEHMITHTGEKPYSCKTCGKRFTQKSTLNSHIRIHTREKLFACKTCGRAFSYNCDLTVHMRIHTGEKLFACKTCGKAFTIRSNLTRHIRCHTGEKPYSCNTCGKIFTQKSSLNSHIRIHTQEKPFACKTCGRAFRDSKHLTCHMRTHTGEKPFACKTCGRAFRDSKHLTCHMRTHTGEKPFACKTCGRAFRDSTHLTRHMRTHTGEKPYSCKTCNKKFQRNDKLKVHMRTHMGEKLHHCSTEGPEIKE, from the exons atgtcttcagttgagtgtttgagagagtttgtcaacgagcgactaaatgctgttgctgaagaaatattcggagttttccaagaagctgtcgtcgagtacgaggcagagatcgatcgtcagcgcagactgctggatgtcgtttggaaacccgaaataaagttacacaggatag agctcccacagcaacatgtctgtaaggaggaggaggtcctctctgaccagcagctctgtattcaggagaggaactccagtctggaccaagaggacccagagcctccacagattaaagaggagcaggaggaactctgcaccagtcaggagggagagcagcttgtactgaagcaggagactgatacctttatgttgactcctactgatgaggaaagtgaccaccagctcctctctcacaactctcatgtagctgagagccaagatcagaaaggaggcaagcatggagactcaggctcaactagaaCTGCAGAGCCAAATCAACAGAGTCTACATCGCGAAAgcacaagtcacagtaacaatgtagacaaccctcacctgtcagagatgcactgtgatactcacacaggtaaacagcctttcaaatgtgacacatgtggaaaatACTTTCAGTATAAATCAAAACTAGAGAGACATCTGACAATCCACACAGGAGCGAAGCgctttgcatgcaaaacatgtgggagagCTTTCAGACATAATGATCACTTGAAAGAGCACATGataacccacacaggtgagaagccatattcttgcaaaacatgtgggaaaagatttactCAGAAATCAACATTGAATTCtcatataagaatccacacaAGGGAGAAgctgtttgcatgcaaaacatgtgggagagCTTTCTCATATAATTGTGACTTGACAGTacacatgagaatccacacaggggagaagctgtttgcatgcaaaacatgtgggaaagcttttACAATTCGTAGTAACTTGACACGCCACATCAGAtgccacacaggagagaagccatATTCCTGCAACACGTGTGGGAAAATATTTACTCAGAAATCATCATTGAACTCtcatataagaatccacacacaggagaagccgtttgcatgcaaaacatgtgggagagCTTTCAGAGATAGTAAGCACTTGACATgccacatgagaacccacacaggtgagaagccgtttgcatgcaaaacatgtgggagagCTTTCAGAGATAGTAAGCACTTGACATgccacatgagaacccacacaggtgagaagccgtttgcatgcaaaacatgtgggagagCTTTCAGAGATAGTACTCACTTGACACgccacatgagaacccacacaggtgagaagccatattcttgtaaaacatgcaataaGAAATTCCAGCGTAATGATAAAttgaaagtccacatgagaacacacatgggggaaaagctgcatcactgcagcacagagggtccagagattaaagagtaa
- the LOC115006334 gene encoding gastrula zinc finger protein XlCGF8.2DB-like isoform X1, whose translation MLTPTDEESDHQLLSHNSHVAESQDQKGGKHGDSGSTRTAEPNQQSLHRESTSHSNNVDNPHLSEMHCDTHTGKQPFKCDTCGKYFQYKSKLERHLTIHTGAKRFACKTCGRAFRHNDHLKEHMITHTGEKPYSCKTCGKRFTQKSTLNSHIRIHTREKLFACKTCGRAFSYNCDLTVHMRIHTGEKLFACKTCGKAFTIRSNLTRHIRCHTGEKPYSCNTCGKIFTQKSSLNSHIRIHTQEKPFACKTCGRAFRDSKHLTCHMRTHTGEKPFACKTCGRAFRDSKHLTCHMRTHTGEKPFACKTCGRAFRDSTHLTRHMRTHTGEKPYSCKTCNKKFQRNDKLKVHMRTHMGEKLHHCSTEGPEIKE comes from the coding sequence atgttgactcctactgatgaggaaagtgaccaccagctcctctctcacaactctcatgtagctgagagccaagatcagaaaggaggcaagcatggagactcaggctcaactagaaCTGCAGAGCCAAATCAACAGAGTCTACATCGCGAAAgcacaagtcacagtaacaatgtagacaaccctcacctgtcagagatgcactgtgatactcacacaggtaaacagcctttcaaatgtgacacatgtggaaaatACTTTCAGTATAAATCAAAACTAGAGAGACATCTGACAATCCACACAGGAGCGAAGCgctttgcatgcaaaacatgtgggagagCTTTCAGACATAATGATCACTTGAAAGAGCACATGataacccacacaggtgagaagccatattcttgcaaaacatgtgggaaaagatttactCAGAAATCAACATTGAATTCtcatataagaatccacacaAGGGAGAAgctgtttgcatgcaaaacatgtgggagagCTTTCTCATATAATTGTGACTTGACAGTacacatgagaatccacacaggggagaagctgtttgcatgcaaaacatgtgggaaagcttttACAATTCGTAGTAACTTGACACGCCACATCAGAtgccacacaggagagaagccatATTCCTGCAACACGTGTGGGAAAATATTTACTCAGAAATCATCATTGAACTCtcatataagaatccacacacaggagaagccgtttgcatgcaaaacatgtgggagagCTTTCAGAGATAGTAAGCACTTGACATgccacatgagaacccacacaggtgagaagccgtttgcatgcaaaacatgtgggagagCTTTCAGAGATAGTAAGCACTTGACATgccacatgagaacccacacaggtgagaagccgtttgcatgcaaaacatgtgggagagCTTTCAGAGATAGTACTCACTTGACACgccacatgagaacccacacaggtgagaagccatattcttgtaaaacatgcaataaGAAATTCCAGCGTAATGATAAAttgaaagtccacatgagaacacacatgggggaaaagctgcatcactgcagcacagagggtccagagattaaagagtaa